The following proteins come from a genomic window of Pirellulales bacterium:
- a CDS encoding type II secretion system GspH family protein, producing the protein MTRTGPTARRTSCRRGFTLLEAIVAMAIMAIAGTALISGVFSAIENADFAAEAQIAQGLAAQMLDEIAARRYAESGAGAYQVTLGPEAGETNGVVRTAFDDLDDYAGLSNTPPVDRYGVALGTENGSGATRNAAAAAPASFFSTWRVDVEVNYLNATNLSQTSSTPTDFREVQVKVYRTNGSSPRLVATQRRVFAYVPRP; encoded by the coding sequence ATGACTCGCACTGGCCCAACAGCACGCCGGACTTCCTGTCGCCGCGGCTTCACGTTGCTCGAGGCGATCGTTGCGATGGCCATCATGGCAATCGCCGGCACGGCCTTGATCTCGGGCGTGTTCAGCGCGATCGAGAATGCCGATTTTGCCGCCGAAGCGCAGATCGCCCAGGGCCTGGCAGCACAGATGCTCGACGAGATCGCCGCCCGGCGCTATGCCGAGTCGGGAGCAGGGGCCTATCAAGTCACGCTGGGGCCCGAAGCCGGTGAGACGAATGGCGTCGTGCGCACGGCATTCGACGACCTCGATGACTACGCGGGGCTGAGCAATACGCCGCCGGTCGACCGCTACGGCGTGGCGCTGGGCACCGAAAATGGCTCCGGCGCGACGCGCAACGCCGCCGCTGCCGCGCCCGCCAGCTTTTTCTCCACCTGGCGTGTCGACGTCGAAGTGAACTACTTGAACGCCACGAATCTCAGCCAGACGAGCAGCACGCCGACCGATTTCCGCGAAGTCCAGGTCAAGGTCTATCGCACCAACGGCAGCTCGCCACGACTGGTCGCCACGCAACGCAGGGTGTTTGCCTATGTGCCGCGCCCCTAG